A window of Neisseria canis contains these coding sequences:
- a CDS encoding D-amino acid dehydrogenase: protein MKVIVLGAGVAGVSTAWFLCKAGHEVTVIDRAEAAAMETSFANAGQLSYGYTTPWAAPGIPQKAAKWLMKPHSPLIFRPDGSMFQLKWLKQMLENCDSGHYKLNKERMVRVSEYSREMFARVIAETGLAFEGRNKGTLQIFRQDKEVKAAEKDMVVLAEYGVPYKQLSALECLEYEPALAGAVGRLAGALHLPNDSTGDCHLFTTRLAELCRENGVTFRFNRTIERFDYSGKQIRAVYAAGERFGADHFVCALGSFSRPALLQLGLDLPVYPVKGYSLTLPVINPQEAPVSTVLDETYKVAITRFDERIRIGGMAELSGYQIRLSEARRKTLETVVNDLFPQGGDITRGRFWSGLRPMTPDSTPIIGRSGFDNLTLNTGHGTLGWTMSLGSGKVAADIASGVKPEIRTDDLGLNRYGKYSQSI, encoded by the coding sequence ATGAAAGTTATCGTGTTGGGCGCAGGCGTGGCCGGCGTGAGTACGGCTTGGTTTTTGTGTAAGGCGGGGCACGAAGTTACGGTTATCGACCGTGCGGAAGCGGCGGCGATGGAAACCAGTTTTGCCAATGCCGGCCAGCTTTCCTACGGCTACACCACGCCCTGGGCCGCACCCGGCATTCCCCAAAAAGCAGCCAAGTGGCTGATGAAACCCCATTCCCCTCTGATTTTCCGCCCCGACGGCAGCATGTTTCAGCTTAAGTGGTTGAAACAGATGCTGGAAAACTGCGACTCCGGGCATTATAAGTTGAATAAAGAACGTATGGTCCGCGTGTCGGAATACAGCCGAGAAATGTTTGCCCGCGTGATTGCGGAAACCGGTTTGGCTTTTGAAGGCAGAAACAAGGGCACGCTTCAGATATTCCGCCAAGATAAAGAAGTGAAAGCCGCCGAAAAAGACATGGTGGTGTTGGCTGAATACGGCGTGCCTTATAAGCAATTGAGCGCACTCGAATGTTTGGAATACGAGCCTGCATTGGCCGGAGCGGTGGGCAGGCTGGCAGGGGCGCTGCATCTGCCCAACGACAGCACCGGCGATTGCCATTTGTTTACCACGCGCCTGGCCGAATTGTGCCGCGAAAACGGCGTAACATTCCGTTTCAACCGCACGATTGAGCGTTTTGATTACAGCGGCAAGCAGATCCGGGCGGTTTATGCCGCCGGCGAGCGCTTCGGGGCCGATCATTTTGTGTGCGCACTCGGCAGCTTCAGCCGCCCTGCCCTGCTTCAGCTGGGCTTGGACTTGCCTGTTTATCCGGTAAAAGGTTATTCGCTCACCCTGCCGGTTATCAACCCGCAAGAAGCACCGGTTTCGACCGTGTTGGATGAAACGTATAAAGTGGCCATTACCCGCTTTGACGAGCGCATCCGCATCGGCGGCATGGCCGAATTGTCGGGCTATCAGATACGGCTTAGCGAGGCGCGGCGCAAAACTTTGGAAACTGTGGTTAACGACCTGTTCCCCCAAGGCGGCGACATAACGCGCGGCAGGTTTTGGAGCGGCCTGCGCCCGATGACGCCGGACAGCACGCCGATTATCGGCCGCAGCGGCTTCGACAATCTCACCTTAAACACCGGACACGGCACATTGGGCTGGACGATGTCGCTCGGTTCCGGCAAAGTTGCGGCGGATATCGCAAGCGGCGTAAAACCTGAAATCCGCACCGATGATTTGGGTTTGAACCGCTACGGCAAATATAGCCAATCAATTTAA
- a CDS encoding DUF3360 family protein: MIVSHSPEKPYAELHKPSSDFPTRNEYLEHELQIMQPKRWRANLPFRDYRFEFEDMIPAMAGTIGKVVMVGAVAAAFAGPLGLPEGFVLENVRYELLIASVFILLLSGFFLPSANLPGTHGPLIPLIPLVVAAGGHPLAFGLLIGLFGFLLGISKGGSLMAKLTSNGVCGGLLLYLGFIGTTGQVKKLFTWAEGFNMPHIAFIVILGTILLYALLEHWQKRWLAVPLGCLLAGVTAYVLGAPFEFKTAPGLPPMSPAYWWDENSGWMLGLPTMESFLVVFPFAVLAVAMWSPDFLGHQVFQKISYPERTEKVHMNIDDTMISCSARQTVGSILGGANFSSSWGTYIVPASIAKRPIPAGAVLTALFCIVAGIWGYPMDLAIWQPVLSVALVVGVYVPLLEAGMEMTRKGKTTQSAAVVVFASALVNPVFGWSLTMLLDNLGLIGCKERSTELGFSGRVVVPLAGFVILCVAMGAVGMFPGIPAFLEDFRSK, from the coding sequence ATGATTGTGAGTCACTCGCCAGAAAAGCCTTATGCGGAGCTGCATAAGCCGAGTTCGGACTTTCCAACCCGAAACGAATATTTGGAACACGAGCTGCAAATCATGCAACCCAAGCGTTGGCGTGCCAACCTGCCGTTTCGTGATTACCGTTTTGAATTTGAAGACATGATTCCCGCCATGGCCGGCACCATCGGTAAAGTGGTGATGGTGGGGGCGGTGGCGGCGGCTTTTGCCGGGCCGTTGGGCTTGCCGGAAGGTTTCGTGTTGGAAAATGTGCGTTATGAGCTGCTCATCGCATCTGTTTTTATCCTTTTATTGTCGGGTTTCTTCCTGCCGTCGGCCAACCTGCCGGGAACCCACGGCCCGTTGATTCCGCTGATTCCTTTGGTGGTGGCAGCCGGCGGCCATCCTTTGGCATTCGGTTTACTGATCGGCCTGTTCGGGTTTTTGCTCGGCATATCCAAAGGCGGCAGCCTGATGGCGAAGCTGACCAGTAACGGTGTGTGCGGAGGGCTGCTGCTCTATCTCGGCTTTATCGGCACCACGGGGCAGGTGAAAAAACTGTTTACTTGGGCGGAAGGTTTCAATATGCCGCATATCGCATTTATTGTGATATTGGGTACGATATTGTTATACGCCTTGCTTGAGCACTGGCAGAAACGCTGGCTGGCCGTGCCTTTAGGCTGTTTGCTGGCGGGTGTTACCGCTTATGTGTTGGGGGCGCCGTTTGAGTTTAAAACCGCCCCCGGCCTGCCGCCGATGAGTCCTGCTTACTGGTGGGACGAAAACAGCGGCTGGATGCTCGGTTTGCCGACTATGGAAAGCTTCTTGGTGGTGTTCCCTTTTGCCGTGTTGGCGGTGGCGATGTGGTCGCCCGACTTTCTCGGTCATCAAGTTTTCCAAAAAATCAGTTATCCCGAGCGCACGGAAAAAGTGCATATGAACATCGACGACACCATGATCAGCTGTTCTGCCAGACAAACCGTCGGCTCTATCTTGGGCGGCGCGAACTTTTCTTCTTCGTGGGGCACTTATATCGTACCGGCGTCGATCGCCAAACGCCCGATTCCCGCAGGTGCCGTGCTGACTGCTTTGTTTTGTATCGTTGCCGGCATTTGGGGCTATCCGATGGACTTGGCGATTTGGCAGCCTGTGTTAAGCGTGGCTTTGGTGGTGGGCGTGTATGTGCCGCTCTTGGAAGCGGGCATGGAAATGACCCGCAAAGGGAAAACCACGCAATCTGCTGCGGTTGTGGTGTTTGCTTCTGCTTTGGTTAACCCTGTGTTCGGTTGGTCTTTGACGATGCTGCTGGATAATTTGGGCTTGATCGGCTGTAAAGAGCGCAGCACTGAACTGGGCTTTTCCGGCAGGGTGGTGGTGCCGCTGGCCGGTTTTGTGATTTTGTGTGTGGCTATGGGTGCTGTGGGGATGTTCCCCGGTATTCCGGCTTTCTTGGAAGACTTCCGCTCCAAATAG
- a CDS encoding helicase HerA-like domain-containing protein gives MTTPLTIAFSVTGQHPLDIIGKMSNRHGLIAGATGTGKTVTLRKMAETFSNQGVPVFLADVKGDLSGLCRAGDGSGKVGERMAEYGLDSSYLSAFPVRFWDVYGESGIPVRVTISQMGPMLLARLMNLNDTQEGLLNLVFKVADDNGWHLIDLKDLRGILQHVSDNAKEYRTQYGNVSAASVGAIQRQLLVLENEGAEHFFGEPELNLQDWIQTEGGKGVINILNSEKLMRSPRMYSAFLLWFLAELFQTLPEVGDLDKPKFVMFFDEAHLMFDNAAPALVEQVEQVVRLIRSKGVGVYFVTQNPLDLPDSILGQLGNRVQHALRAFTPRDQKAVRAAADTFRSNPNLKVAEVITELGVGEALVSFLDEKGMPSIVERANVMPPQSQLNPISADERNRMYQTDTLYPAYKDAIDNYSAYEALQELNTQKAAEAQAQATAKEQEAAAKNQPAEKDGVVGGFLGGLFGSRKKANQGMAYDLADSVGDQLNKQVTRAISRSIMGVIKNMMK, from the coding sequence ATGACCACTCCCCTGACCATTGCCTTTTCCGTAACCGGCCAGCACCCTCTCGACATCATCGGCAAAATGTCCAACCGCCACGGCTTGATTGCCGGCGCAACCGGCACGGGCAAAACCGTTACCTTGCGCAAAATGGCGGAAACCTTCAGCAATCAAGGCGTGCCGGTATTTTTGGCAGACGTGAAAGGCGATTTGTCGGGCTTGTGCCGCGCTGGCGACGGCAGCGGCAAAGTGGGCGAGCGCATGGCCGAATACGGTTTGGATTCATCTTATTTAAGCGCGTTTCCCGTACGTTTTTGGGACGTATACGGCGAAAGCGGCATTCCCGTCCGCGTAACCATCTCCCAAATGGGCCCCATGCTGCTCGCCCGTCTGATGAACCTGAACGACACACAAGAAGGCCTGCTCAATCTCGTGTTTAAAGTCGCCGACGACAACGGCTGGCATTTAATCGACTTAAAAGACTTACGCGGCATTCTGCAACACGTTTCAGACAACGCCAAAGAATACCGCACGCAATACGGCAATGTGTCGGCCGCCAGCGTAGGCGCCATCCAACGCCAACTGCTGGTGCTTGAAAACGAAGGCGCCGAACATTTTTTCGGCGAGCCGGAGCTGAACCTGCAAGACTGGATACAGACCGAGGGCGGCAAAGGCGTTATCAATATTCTCAATTCGGAAAAACTGATGCGCAGCCCGCGCATGTATAGCGCGTTTTTACTGTGGTTTCTGGCAGAATTGTTCCAAACGTTGCCCGAAGTGGGCGATTTGGACAAACCCAAATTTGTAATGTTTTTCGACGAAGCGCATCTGATGTTTGACAATGCCGCGCCTGCTTTGGTGGAGCAAGTCGAGCAAGTGGTGCGCCTGATCCGCTCCAAAGGCGTGGGCGTGTATTTCGTTACCCAAAACCCGCTCGACCTGCCCGACAGCATTCTCGGCCAGCTCGGCAACCGCGTGCAGCATGCTTTGCGCGCCTTTACCCCGCGCGACCAAAAAGCCGTGCGCGCCGCTGCCGACACATTCCGCAGCAACCCGAATTTAAAAGTGGCCGAAGTAATAACCGAATTGGGCGTGGGCGAAGCATTGGTGTCTTTTTTAGATGAGAAAGGCATGCCGAGCATTGTGGAACGTGCCAATGTGATGCCGCCGCAATCCCAGCTCAACCCGATCAGCGCAGACGAACGCAACAGAATGTATCAAACCGATACGCTTTATCCGGCCTATAAAGATGCCATCGACAATTATTCCGCCTATGAAGCATTGCAGGAACTGAACACGCAAAAAGCAGCTGAAGCGCAGGCTCAGGCAACCGCCAAAGAACAGGAAGCTGCTGCCAAAAACCAACCGGCGGAAAAAGACGGCGTAGTCGGCGGCTTCCTCGGCGGCCTCTTCGGCAGCCGCAAAAAAGCCAATCAAGGCATGGCTTACGATTTGGCCGATTCGGTGGGCGACCAGCTCAACAAACAAGTAACCCGCGCCATTTCCCGCAGCATCATGGGCGTGATCAAAAATATGATGAAATAA
- a CDS encoding winged helix-turn-helix transcriptional regulator: MKDLDKTDRKILRILQSNARIPMTELAEKVGLSTTPVTERVRRLEREGVIEGYHARLNPQALGQNLLVFVELKLQSKSGNIFEDFRREVLKIPQIMECHLISGEYDYLLKVRLPDMSAYRDLLGNILLQLPAARESRSYMAMEEVKEDTLLQVD, encoded by the coding sequence ATGAAAGATTTAGACAAAACCGACCGCAAAATCCTGCGCATTCTGCAATCAAACGCCCGCATCCCCATGACCGAGTTGGCGGAGAAAGTAGGGCTGTCCACCACGCCGGTTACCGAGCGCGTCCGACGGCTGGAGCGTGAAGGTGTGATCGAAGGCTACCATGCCCGTCTGAATCCGCAGGCATTGGGGCAGAATCTGCTGGTGTTTGTGGAATTGAAGCTGCAATCCAAGTCGGGCAATATTTTTGAAGACTTCCGCCGCGAAGTGCTGAAAATCCCACAAATTATGGAATGCCATCTGATTTCGGGCGAATACGATTATCTGCTTAAAGTGCGCCTGCCCGATATGTCGGCCTATCGCGATTTGCTGGGCAACATCCTGCTCCAGCTGCCAGCAGCGAGAGAAAGCCGCAGCTATATGGCAATGGAAGAGGTGAAAGAAGATACCTTGTTACAAGTTGACTGA